In Alteromonas sp. V450, the following proteins share a genomic window:
- a CDS encoding TonB-dependent receptor, whose protein sequence is MRPLYPRPVYSRSLLATTIALALSSAAIAQEVAPDTENETDYIEEITVTAQMREQSVMDVPVTMDVIGSEFLERTNIMELDELSRILPNVQIQEQAVSLPSFNIRGVTDDVSSVSATPRISVYQDGFDISKKTVASVALYDIARVEVLKGPQPTLFGVAAANGAVSIHSNLPTFEQEGKVQVGYNSEQGQEVEFMYNQPINDNHSFRIAGLYREMDGIVENNACSADSYYGNANMFNHLGEEVPCNGEDLQGVSVQALRATWLASYEKFEIIARAAMEYNDQPGIAFKSGSIAPNGGDTSPYTAAEFSLGSELGIERTLQAYDLTVNYDFNQMLSLHADAYYKDVEVSEGFDADGSALRIQDAYFDNDATLQGASMRLVYDSGDKLAAFVGASITQDDSILPYYVMVDPFIRGTFDAVKAQLEANSNIPLNQNIATNASLEEIEALRAILVSQLFNEDGSPISNPALPPILIQGPFTFEAELDIASYVAEVSYDVTDDINVTAGVRYIDETRYTRNTFATADGAFTFDAERDFNDTLPRFAVSYDVNNNWNLYANYAKGRRSPVVDANAGGVNVTKPEIVDSYDLGIKYQSANFLFSGAIFTYEYSDYQQSFTDAETLQSITVTVGDSTMSGIEGMATYNYSETLTLTASLGFLDAEFADNTADGSEFQYGGNKFRLAPEVSGAININKVFNMNSFDIDVNWLTSFQSEVFFESSNYPGLSQDTYSLTDVSVKLLQDNSKFAYEFYVNNLFDKEFLIDAGNTGGGLGIPTFVRGMPRIAGVRVYYEF, encoded by the coding sequence ATGCGCCCTCTGTACCCACGACCGGTTTATTCACGCTCTTTGCTTGCGACAACAATTGCGCTTGCTTTATCAAGCGCAGCCATTGCACAAGAAGTGGCGCCCGACACAGAAAACGAAACTGACTATATAGAAGAGATAACGGTAACCGCTCAAATGCGAGAGCAGTCCGTAATGGATGTGCCCGTTACTATGGATGTTATAGGCAGCGAGTTTCTAGAACGCACCAATATTATGGAGCTTGATGAGCTATCTCGTATTTTGCCTAACGTTCAAATTCAGGAACAGGCCGTAAGCTTACCGTCTTTCAACATTCGCGGCGTCACCGATGATGTGTCTTCGGTGTCGGCAACACCTCGTATCTCGGTCTATCAAGACGGTTTTGATATCAGTAAAAAAACCGTAGCCAGTGTGGCGCTTTACGATATTGCCCGCGTAGAGGTTTTAAAAGGCCCACAGCCAACCCTATTTGGCGTGGCGGCAGCGAATGGCGCGGTAAGCATTCACTCTAATCTTCCTACCTTTGAGCAAGAGGGAAAAGTGCAGGTTGGCTATAACTCAGAGCAAGGCCAAGAAGTTGAATTTATGTATAACCAGCCTATTAATGATAATCACAGTTTTCGTATTGCTGGGCTTTACCGAGAGATGGACGGTATTGTAGAAAATAATGCCTGTAGTGCTGATTCATACTATGGCAATGCAAATATGTTCAACCACCTGGGTGAAGAAGTGCCTTGTAATGGCGAAGATCTTCAGGGTGTATCGGTTCAAGCACTTCGTGCAACTTGGCTTGCAAGCTATGAGAAGTTTGAAATTATTGCGCGCGCAGCCATGGAATACAACGACCAGCCGGGCATCGCTTTCAAATCTGGCTCTATTGCACCAAATGGTGGAGATACTAGTCCTTATACCGCTGCTGAGTTCAGTTTGGGCAGTGAGTTAGGTATTGAGCGTACGCTTCAAGCTTATGATTTAACCGTAAACTATGATTTCAACCAAATGCTTAGCCTACACGCCGATGCATACTATAAGGATGTAGAAGTAAGTGAAGGCTTCGATGCTGATGGATCTGCACTTAGGATCCAAGATGCTTACTTTGATAACGATGCTACGCTGCAAGGTGCATCGATGCGTTTAGTGTATGACTCGGGTGATAAGCTGGCTGCGTTTGTAGGTGCATCCATTACTCAAGACGATTCTATTTTGCCTTACTATGTAATGGTAGACCCCTTTATTCGCGGAACTTTCGATGCAGTAAAAGCACAGCTAGAGGCTAATTCCAATATTCCGCTTAATCAAAATATAGCGACCAACGCCTCGCTAGAGGAAATAGAAGCCCTGCGTGCAATATTGGTGTCTCAGCTATTTAACGAAGATGGTTCGCCTATTTCAAACCCTGCTTTGCCACCTATTTTGATACAAGGACCGTTTACATTTGAAGCTGAGCTAGACATTGCATCTTATGTTGCTGAAGTATCTTATGATGTGACTGACGATATTAATGTTACTGCTGGTGTTCGCTACATTGACGAAACCCGCTATACGCGAAATACCTTTGCCACTGCAGACGGTGCGTTCACTTTCGATGCCGAGCGCGACTTCAACGATACGTTGCCACGCTTTGCGGTGAGTTACGATGTGAACAACAACTGGAACTTATATGCGAACTACGCTAAAGGCCGTCGTTCACCGGTTGTGGATGCAAACGCGGGTGGCGTTAATGTGACTAAACCTGAAATAGTAGACAGTTACGATTTAGGTATTAAATACCAAAGCGCCAACTTCCTGTTCTCAGGTGCCATTTTTACCTACGAATATAGCGATTATCAGCAAAGCTTTACGGATGCAGAAACGTTACAGTCGATTACTGTAACGGTAGGCGACTCGACCATGTCGGGTATTGAAGGTATGGCTACCTATAATTACAGCGAAACGCTGACGTTAACCGCAAGCCTTGGTTTCCTTGATGCTGAATTTGCTGATAATACTGCTGATGGTTCTGAGTTCCAGTACGGCGGCAACAAGTTCCGCTTAGCGCCAGAAGTTAGCGGCGCGATAAACATTAATAAAGTGTTTAACATGAATAGCTTTGACATTGATGTTAACTGGCTAACTAGCTTCCAGTCTGAAGTATTCTTTGAGAGCAGTAATTACCCAGGTCTTTCTCAAGATACTTACTCACTGACCGATGTATCGGTGAAGCTGCTTCAAGACAACAGCAAGTTTGCCTACGAGTTTTACGTGAACAACCTGTTTGATAAAGAGTTCTTAATTGATGCAGGTAATACAGGCGGCGGTCTAGGTATTCCTACCTTCGTACGAGGTATGCCTCGTATTGCCGGGGTGCGTGTTTATTACGAGTTTTAA
- a CDS encoding PepSY domain-containing protein, whose amino-acid sequence MKKLMMATAIGAATLLSACSAEHGTTQCTTAPEAEWQNQDAFQAQLLAQGYKINEFKVTGGNCYEIYGFDKEENKVEIYFNPVDGSIVKKEMH is encoded by the coding sequence ATGAAAAAACTAATGATGGCTACGGCTATTGGCGCTGCAACCCTTTTAAGTGCATGTAGTGCTGAGCACGGTACTACGCAGTGTACGACTGCACCTGAAGCTGAATGGCAGAACCAAGATGCGTTTCAGGCCCAGCTGTTAGCGCAAGGCTACAAAATTAACGAGTTTAAAGTGACAGGCGGCAATTGCTACGAAATCTACGGCTTCGACAAAGAAGAAAACAAAGTAGAAATTTACTTCAACCCTGTTGATGGCAGCATTGTTAAGAAAGAAATGCACTAA
- a CDS encoding cytochrome b/b6 domain-containing protein, producing the protein MYRPNNTPSDIYIWDWVVRVCHWGLVVTFVTNYFIVEPGRLNHEIAGYIAVALISVRIGWGVLSTKFDRCRRVATEYASFSNVALHRQAFAEHIQHVRQKKIPTHHGHNPFGWLMIIIVITLLLGLGITGFMMEEIDAMFGNSALEWIHSIMADVLYACVLIHVAAVFVVQYMGNIQLIRPMLTGWRKR; encoded by the coding sequence ATGTACAGACCTAATAATACGCCTTCGGATATTTACATTTGGGACTGGGTAGTGCGCGTGTGCCACTGGGGCCTTGTCGTTACCTTTGTGACCAACTATTTTATTGTAGAGCCAGGTCGCCTTAATCATGAAATAGCCGGTTATATCGCGGTAGCGCTCATATCTGTTCGTATTGGCTGGGGCGTTTTATCGACCAAATTCGACAGGTGTAGAAGGGTTGCTACTGAATACGCAAGCTTTTCTAATGTAGCATTACACCGACAAGCTTTCGCTGAACATATTCAGCACGTAAGACAAAAGAAAATTCCCACTCACCATGGCCACAACCCTTTCGGCTGGCTAATGATAATAATTGTTATAACGCTACTGCTGGGTTTAGGTATTACCGGTTTTATGATGGAAGAAATAGATGCCATGTTTGGTAATAGTGCGCTGGAATGGATACACAGCATTATGGCTGATGTGCTTTACGCATGTGTGCTAATACATGTCGCTGCCGTGTTTGTTGTGCAATATATGGGAAATATTCAGTTAATTCGCCCTATGCTCACAGGCTGGCGGAAGCGCTAA
- a CDS encoding tetratricopeptide repeat protein, with product MKRIISSALLISASVTGFSAYALEGETIEELRAVQLYSQDALIDMINANTHLDKVVEDRCQLVQDIEARADVLKIPAYQFLWGDMLAWGVCVDAEPARGIGYMEDAANQGLPAALEQLGRYYAKGTLVQQDKARAVVYLREAAALKNLKAQIRLVELFLEGHGSPYDYEDAYHWLYNSVTNDKKQHQQIASYLARLEKLMHPKAVREAKRPLDS from the coding sequence ATGAAACGAATTATATCTTCTGCTTTATTAATCAGTGCCTCTGTAACGGGGTTTTCCGCTTATGCGCTTGAAGGGGAAACGATAGAAGAGCTTCGCGCAGTTCAGCTTTACAGCCAAGACGCGCTCATCGACATGATTAACGCGAATACCCACCTCGATAAAGTAGTAGAAGACAGATGTCAGCTTGTTCAAGACATTGAAGCTCGCGCCGATGTGCTCAAAATTCCAGCCTACCAATTTTTGTGGGGCGATATGCTGGCGTGGGGTGTGTGTGTAGATGCTGAGCCCGCGCGTGGAATTGGCTACATGGAGGATGCCGCAAATCAAGGTTTGCCAGCGGCACTAGAGCAACTTGGACGATATTACGCAAAAGGCACGCTTGTGCAGCAAGATAAAGCGCGTGCAGTGGTGTATTTGCGAGAAGCGGCTGCACTTAAAAACCTGAAAGCGCAAATTCGCTTGGTTGAGTTGTTTTTAGAAGGTCATGGTAGCCCTTACGACTATGAAGATGCCTACCACTGGCTTTATAATTCGGTGACCAACGACAAAAAACAGCACCAGCAAATAGCGTCATACCTCGCTCGCTTGGAAAAGCTTATGCATCCCAAGGCGGTGCGTGAAGCAAAGCGACCTTTAGATAGCTAG
- a CDS encoding TIGR02647 family protein — translation MSSFDQDMLDELNLLLKFPADSLLQGLKIHHDASQSMVNAASRLYAKGLITQSDGGYLTDLGIDLADHARHIQSAMCPRKSSH, via the coding sequence ATGAGTTCATTCGATCAGGACATGCTAGACGAGTTAAATTTGTTACTGAAGTTTCCTGCAGACAGTCTGCTCCAGGGGCTAAAAATCCATCACGATGCAAGCCAAAGTATGGTGAACGCAGCGTCCAGACTGTACGCTAAAGGGCTAATTACTCAGTCTGACGGGGGGTATTTAACAGATTTAGGTATTGATTTAGCCGACCACGCCCGTCATATCCAATCCGCCATGTGTCCGCGAAAAAGTAGCCACTAA
- the ubiD gene encoding 4-hydroxy-3-polyprenylbenzoate decarboxylase, with product MKYKDLRDFIRQLEAKGELVRITQPIDTDLEMTEIADRTLRAGGPALLFENPKNHDMPVLANLFGTPERVAMGMGQESVEALREVGKLLAYLKEPEPPKGLKDLWEKLPVFKQVLNMPAKVLKKAPCQEVVLTGDDVDLSKIPVQRCWPGDAAPLVTWGLSVTKGPHKKRQNLGIYRQQVIGKNKLIMRWLSHRGGALDFREWCQTHPGEPYPVSVALGADPATILGAVTPVPDTLSEYAFAGLLRGDKTEVVKSISNDLQVPASAEIVLEGYIAQDETAPEGPYGDHTGYYNEVDDFPVFTVTHITHRKDPIYHSTYTGRPPDEPAILGVALNEVFVPILQKQFPEIVDFYLPPEGCSYRMAIVTMKKQYPGHAKRVMMGVWSFLRQFMYTKFVIVCDDDVNARDWNDVIWAITTRMDPARDTVMIENTPIDYLDFASPVSGLGSKMGMDATNKMPGETDREWGVPIVMDEDVKKRVDDIWDSLGIM from the coding sequence ATGAAGTACAAAGATTTACGCGACTTTATTCGCCAGCTAGAAGCTAAAGGTGAATTGGTACGCATTACCCAGCCCATTGATACCGACCTTGAAATGACGGAAATTGCCGACAGGACGTTGCGTGCCGGCGGCCCAGCGTTGTTATTTGAGAATCCTAAAAACCACGACATGCCCGTTTTGGCTAATTTGTTTGGTACGCCAGAACGCGTAGCCATGGGCATGGGTCAAGAGTCTGTTGAAGCACTTCGCGAAGTAGGCAAGCTACTGGCTTATTTGAAAGAGCCAGAGCCGCCTAAAGGGCTGAAAGATCTTTGGGAGAAGCTGCCAGTATTTAAGCAGGTGCTTAATATGCCTGCCAAAGTCCTTAAAAAAGCCCCTTGTCAGGAAGTGGTGCTTACCGGTGACGACGTAGATTTATCAAAAATTCCGGTACAGCGCTGCTGGCCGGGTGACGCTGCGCCTTTGGTAACATGGGGTTTGAGTGTTACTAAAGGGCCGCATAAAAAGCGTCAGAACTTAGGCATTTACCGTCAGCAGGTTATCGGCAAAAACAAACTTATTATGCGCTGGTTGTCACACCGTGGTGGCGCCCTTGATTTTCGCGAGTGGTGTCAAACCCATCCGGGCGAGCCTTACCCTGTCTCTGTGGCACTTGGTGCGGACCCCGCCACCATACTAGGTGCGGTTACGCCTGTTCCAGATACCCTCTCGGAATATGCTTTTGCAGGTTTACTACGTGGTGATAAAACCGAAGTAGTTAAGTCTATTAGTAACGACTTACAAGTACCTGCCAGTGCCGAGATTGTGCTTGAAGGCTATATTGCACAAGATGAAACAGCACCTGAAGGTCCTTACGGCGATCATACCGGCTATTACAATGAAGTTGACGACTTCCCTGTGTTTACCGTTACCCATATTACCCACCGCAAAGACCCAATCTACCATTCAACCTATACGGGCCGTCCACCAGATGAGCCAGCTATATTAGGTGTTGCGCTAAACGAAGTGTTTGTGCCTATTTTGCAAAAGCAATTCCCTGAAATTGTCGATTTCTACTTGCCGCCTGAAGGGTGCTCTTATCGTATGGCGATAGTTACCATGAAGAAGCAATACCCTGGCCACGCAAAACGGGTGATGATGGGTGTATGGTCGTTCTTGCGCCAGTTCATGTACACCAAATTTGTGATAGTGTGCGATGACGACGTTAATGCCCGTGACTGGAACGACGTTATTTGGGCCATCACTACCCGTATGGACCCTGCCCGCGACACGGTAATGATTGAAAATACGCCTATCGACTACTTGGATTTTGCGTCACCCGTTTCGGGGCTAGGCTCTAAAATGGGAATGGACGCCACAAATAAAATGCCCGGCGAGACCGACCGAGAATGGGGCGTACCTATTGTGATGGACGAAGACGTTAAAAAACGCGTTGATGATATTTGGGACAGTCTTGGTATTATGTAG